In Neoarius graeffei isolate fNeoGra1 chromosome 17, fNeoGra1.pri, whole genome shotgun sequence, a single window of DNA contains:
- the mkks gene encoding McKusick-Kaufman/Bardet-Biedl syndromes putative chaperonin isoform X3: MSSRLADDKKKLCQRQTLTADLCRCSSCSNTKETEEKDDDNCPDTDRIFCLGLIENGKRLGLGPAVTSRVYNYLLEECRKYLGTDDCGCKVQVDFSSIQSLITLAHTVVTSKPACMLNPDESQHITSLTVQAFLQSVPSASSHIFGRTLVVALEGQPVSDSAVYPGVLVEVPILHSVELKNRNPGPYKIVLFGTSLSGDCSEIGEAALEIKVGINPWMVVLEQLLKLGERVVQDGVGVFACQKVIHPVLQQYLKEHGLVVIERLGLALMEPIAQMTGALIMASFCSPLPAKAYGQIGGLHLHRSGSKEFLQLLPSGEAAINTMVLCHRNETMLEELKVTCQRAEHVLRLTLKEPYMLIGGGCTETVLSAYIKYTSESKASEAAAALKCSRAEFLLATEAFCCSLQSVALSLDHDNQHFLMDLTHAHCWVAEEDAHAQTTILHPCSCGLVKARADLEKIFLNIPLKTAHHSFLPAPITSDVQPGLLDSFTAKLNALNVAVETANLVLSAKYIIRDVN, encoded by the exons ATGTCGTCAAGGCTAGCAGACGACAAAAAGAAGCTTTGTCAAAGACAGACTTTAACCGCAG ACTTGTGCAGGTGTTCCAGCTGTTCGAACACAAAGGAAACAGAAGAGAAAGATGATGATAACTGCCCTGACACTGACA GAATCTTTTGCCTTGGCCTCATTGAAAATGGAAAGAGGTTGGGACTCGGGCCTGCTGTGACAAGTCGAGTGTATAACTACTTGTTAGAAGAATGCAGGAAGTATCTCGGTACAGATGACTGTGGCTGTAAGGTTCAGGTGGACTTCAGCAGTATTCAATCGCTCATCACTTTAGCTCATACTGTAGTCACGAGCAAACCAGCCTGCATGCTCAACCCTGATGAATCACAACATATCACCTCTCTGACCGTGCAGGCCTTCCTTCAGTCTGTTCCTTCTGCATCATCACACATCTTTGGAAGAACACTTGTTGTGGCCTTAGAAGGACAGCCAGTGAGTGATTCTGCCGTTTACCCTGGAGTACTAGTCGAAGTGCCCATTCTGCACTCTGTGGAACTAAAGAACCGTAATCCTGGTCCATATAAAATCGTGTTATTTGGCACGTCTCTGTCAGGTGACTGCTCTGAAattggagaagcagctttagagatCAAAGTGGGAATAAATCCATGGATGGTGGTCTTGGAGCAGCTGCTGAAGCTCGGCGAGCGAGTGGTTCAGGACGGTGTGGGCGTGTTTGCGTGTCAGAAGGTGATTCACCCAGTGCTGCAGCAGTACTTGAAGGAACATGGGCTGGTGGTCATCGAGCGGCTCGGGCTTGCCCTAATGGAGCCAATTGCCCAAATGACAG GCGCTCTGATTATGGCGTCTTTCTGCTCCCCACTTCCAGCCAAAGCATATGGGCAGATCGGAGGACTCCATCTGCACCGCAGTGGATCTAAAGAGTTTCTCCAGCTCCTTCCATCTGGAGAGGCAGCCATTAACACGATGGTGCTCTGTCACAGGAACGAAACGATGTTAGAGGAGCTCAAG GTGACGTGTCAGAGAGCAGAGCATGTACTGCGACTGACTCTGAAGGAGCCTTATATGCTAATCGGAGGAGGCTGTACAGAGACGGTGCTGTCTGCTTACATAAAATACACA AGTGAGTCTAAGGCCAGTGAAGCAGCTGCAGCTCTAAAGTGCTCACGTGCGGAGTTCCTCCTCGCTACAGAGGCGTTCTGCTGCTCTCTGCAGTCTGTGGCTCTTTCTTTAGACCATGATAACCAACACTTTCTCATGGACTTGACTCATGCTCATTGCTGGGTTGCAGAAGAGGATGCACACGCTCAAACCACAATTTTGCACCCCTGCAGTTGTGGCTTGGTAAAGGCAAGGGCCGATCTCGAGAAGATCTTTCTTAATATTCCTCTCAAGACAGCACATCACTCCTTCCTGCCCGCACCCATCACATCCGATGTTCAGCCAGGACTGTTGGACTCGTTCACTGCCAAGCTCAATGCCCTGAATGTTGCTGTAGAGACTGCTAATCTTGTGCTGAGTGCAAAATATATTATTAGGGATGTGAATTAA